In Granulicella mallensis MP5ACTX8, the sequence GATGATCCTTTGCAGGTGGCTACCGAGCCCTTTCCTGTCCTTGCTGCAGGTTTTGCGGACCGCATGTCGTCCCCTTTCAAGGACTGGTAAAAATCTCGGTTTTTCACTCCATCTTTACGTCTATTTATCCCATTCTTCCGTCTATGGTCGCATGTTGATTTTTAAGCTCTGCGCATCGCGCGGATTTTGGGAAACAACTTCCATTGCGATTCTTCGGGCCCCAGTGGCAACAACGTAAGTGGATTGTTTGCCTCCCTTCCATGAGATTCATTCACCCTGAGGAGTTTTTAGAATGAAATCCATCATTTCTCGTCTACGTGTCGGTGTGGGTCTTCTCACACTGAGTGGCGCTGTATTTACATTGAGCGGATGCTCGGCCAACTTTGGCGGGTCTACCGGCGCTGCCGATCAGGTTAGTATGCAATCGATCTCGGGTATCGTGCACGGTGGCCAGCAAGGCCTTGTCGGCGCGCAGGTCTTTCTGTACGCGGTCGGTACCGGTGGTTATGGCTCAGCCTCTACCCTGGTGGCGGGTCCGGTTACCACCGACTCGTCAGGCAACTTCAGCTTCAGCAGCGGATTCAACTGCACGGCAGGCCAGCAGCTCTATCTTTACGCCCTGGGCGGCGATCCGGAGCTGGGTCAGGGAGGCACTGCCAGCGGCAACAATCCGGGAGCCGGACTTCTGGCCGTGGCAGGGCACTGCACCGGCGGCACAGGCATCACGAACTCCCAGGGGGCCACGATCGGTGCGATCTTCATGGATGAGGTCAGCACGATTGCCACGGCTTATTCTCTGGCGGCTTATGCCACCGATGCGACACACATCGGCAGGTCCGGCACGGCGCTGGCCGCCACGAACCTCAGCAATGCCATCGACACCTCCTTCAATCTGGTAAATCCAGCCGCGGGCACAGCGCTGTCGGCGCCGCTGAGTGGTAACGGCACGGTTCCGACCACGGAGATCAATACTCTGGCGGACATGCTGGCGTCCTGCATCAACTCGACCGGGGGACCATGCAGCTCTCTCTTCGCCAATGCCATGAATGGCAGCGTGGCTCCTACCGATACGGCAACGGCAGCGATCAATATCGCGCACAACCCGATCGCCAATATCAGCCCACTGCTGAACCTCACGAACAACGCAAGCCCCTTCCAGCCCATTCTTACCACTGCCACCAGCTTCACCCTGGCGGTCAACTACACCGGTGGTGGCCTTGCGAATCCAGTCGGTATCGCTGTGGACGCCACCGGCAATATCTGGCTGGCCAATCAATCCAATGGGACGACGCCCAGGTTAAGCGAGTTCAATCACATCGGGGTTCCTGTCAGTGCCACTGGTTTCACCGGTGGCGGTCTTGCCCTGTCGCAGAACGTCGCCATCGATCCTTCCGGCAATGTCTGGGTTTCCAATACCGAGCCTGACCTCTCGATCAATAACTTGAGCAAGTTCACCCCAGCGGGAACGCCGATCTCCGGTGCGAATGGTTTTACCGGCGGCGGGCTGGTTAATCCGATCGGTCTCGCTATCACCCCCAATGGCAATGCCTGGACCGCGAACGACGGCAGCGGCCCGAGCGAGTTCAACGGTGCTACGGGGGCGGCGATCTCTCCTGCGAGTGGGTTCCCGCTCGGCGGCGTCGTTGAATCGGTGGGCATCGCTATTGACCCCGGTGGGGATGTCTGGATCG encodes:
- a CDS encoding NHL repeat-containing protein, translating into MKSIISRLRVGVGLLTLSGAVFTLSGCSANFGGSTGAADQVSMQSISGIVHGGQQGLVGAQVFLYAVGTGGYGSASTLVAGPVTTDSSGNFSFSSGFNCTAGQQLYLYALGGDPELGQGGTASGNNPGAGLLAVAGHCTGGTGITNSQGATIGAIFMDEVSTIATAYSLAAYATDATHIGRSGTALAATNLSNAIDTSFNLVNPAAGTALSAPLSGNGTVPTTEINTLADMLASCINSTGGPCSSLFANAMNGSVAPTDTATAAINIAHNPIANISPLLNLTNNASPFQPILTTATSFTLAVNYTGGGLANPVGIAVDATGNIWLANQSNGTTPRLSEFNHIGVPVSATGFTGGGLALSQNVAIDPSGNVWVSNTEPDLSINNLSKFTPAGTPISGANGFTGGGLVNPIGLAITPNGNAWTANDGSGPSEFNGATGAAISPASGFPLGGVVESVGIAIDPGGDVWIAGIGSNVVSRLNGSTGALLSPAGGFTGGGLDAPWGLAFDTSSNIWVANHAGNSLSKFNGPTGAALTGTEGIVGGGLSAPEQLAIDGSENLWTANTASGVNSVTELNSAGTPLSPPAGFTGGPLKGPTNLALDGSGNVWVASDGGNTLTEFIGAATPVVTPLVANFLTGTKTAGQKP